A stretch of the Candidatus Saccharimonadales bacterium genome encodes the following:
- a CDS encoding MarR family winged helix-turn-helix transcriptional regulator: MQHIELPRDYALVLQTVHENGEEDFANLAETLRFDRQRLAHIIEALRHKGLIYLNRSTRSSSDAWIRLSAKGRKCMTNIWPESTMNGAAYSY; encoded by the coding sequence ATGCAGCACATTGAATTACCGAGAGACTACGCATTAGTATTACAGACTGTTCATGAAAATGGTGAAGAAGATTTTGCAAATTTAGCCGAAACGCTCCGCTTTGACCGCCAGCGTTTAGCGCATATTATCGAGGCATTGCGCCACAAAGGACTGATATATCTCAACCGTTCGACCCGCAGCAGTAGTGACGCCTGGATACGGCTGAGCGCCAAAGGCCGCAAATGTATGACAAACATCTGGCCTGAATCGACGATGAACGGCGCCGCTTACAGCTACTAG
- a CDS encoding LCP family protein has protein sequence MNPQKNSNYQSTEHDILPAPQQVHRTATGAEAAFPPLGTTLSSYAPNAYGDASRSQSAVAQEAPKRNWKKIIKRTFIVLFIVALLAGGYVGSKVLMNAGKSLGGNLFGLLQTDKLKGEDTGRVNILLAGNSADDVGHSGGDLTDSIMIVSIDTKNNTAFMLSVPRDLWVAIPDHGYGKINSAYVFGKADNFSEPDYPAGGMGLLEKIIERDFEIDINYYALVNYTALRDAVNSVGGIDVTIASTDPRGLYDPSRDYSKPTRAPLVKLTNGVHSLDGQEALNLARARGDAYGAYGYNADYTRTANQRLMLTALKDKATSAGVTSNPIKIGSLLDSFGNNVLTDFQTNEVRRLASISKAIPSASIKSASLNDVNGKNLLTSYRSANGQSALIPATGVDDYTDITAYLTTLMTPPAPATPAQQ, from the coding sequence ATGAATCCGCAAAAAAACAGTAATTATCAATCGACTGAGCACGATATATTGCCTGCCCCGCAGCAAGTCCATCGCACGGCAACCGGCGCCGAGGCTGCTTTTCCGCCCCTTGGCACAACGCTGTCCAGCTATGCGCCAAATGCCTACGGTGACGCGAGCCGGTCACAGTCTGCAGTTGCTCAGGAAGCCCCAAAGCGCAACTGGAAGAAAATAATAAAGCGAACGTTTATCGTTCTTTTTATTGTTGCGCTGCTCGCTGGCGGCTATGTTGGATCAAAAGTCCTTATGAATGCCGGCAAATCTCTTGGCGGCAACTTGTTCGGGCTGTTGCAGACAGACAAGCTCAAAGGCGAAGATACTGGCCGGGTAAATATATTGCTGGCTGGTAATTCGGCTGATGATGTCGGTCATTCCGGCGGTGACCTGACTGATTCAATTATGATTGTCAGTATCGATACCAAAAACAACACGGCGTTTATGCTGAGCGTGCCGCGTGACCTCTGGGTGGCTATACCGGATCATGGGTACGGCAAAATCAACTCAGCATATGTATTTGGTAAGGCTGATAATTTTAGCGAGCCCGACTACCCTGCTGGCGGCATGGGACTGCTGGAAAAGATTATTGAACGTGATTTTGAAATAGACATTAATTATTATGCGCTCGTCAATTACACGGCGCTTCGTGATGCCGTCAATTCGGTCGGCGGGATTGACGTCACTATTGCCAGTACTGATCCGCGCGGACTGTACGACCCGAGCCGTGACTACAGTAAGCCGACTCGGGCACCGCTCGTGAAGCTCACGAACGGCGTGCATAGCCTGGACGGCCAGGAAGCACTGAACCTTGCCCGCGCCCGCGGTGACGCCTACGGTGCTTACGGCTATAATGCAGACTACACGCGTACTGCCAACCAGCGTTTGATGCTGACTGCCCTCAAAGACAAGGCAACCAGCGCCGGGGTCACCTCCAACCCGATTAAAATCGGCAGTTTGCTCGACAGCTTCGGCAATAATGTTCTGACGGATTTTCAAACCAATGAGGTCCGCCGCCTGGCGAGCATCTCCAAGGCTATACCCAGCGCCAGTATCAAATCGGCCAGCCTGAACGACGTTAACGGCAAAAACCTGCTTACCAGCTACCGCTCAGCAAACGGCCAGTCGGCGCTGATACCAGCGACAGGCGTCGATGATTACACCGATATTACCGCGTACCTCACCACTCTTATGACGCCGCCCGCCCCGGCTACTCCAGCCCAGCAGTAA
- a CDS encoding ATP-binding protein, with the protein MTAPTSTIKKLARSTPIDYQQLFDSLPEGYIAVLPDDPDFTIVAENRVHSRMAMMNPENALGRPLFEVFPDTSEKFQKTGVNDVAESMRRVIATGSPDSMPTIQYDLKDQTGMLVPKYWRLTHHPIFNSDGTLALVYQATKDITQEVLAGDKLEYTQRQLNEALSTGMIGTWTWDFDTDKIICDQNTAAMFGVPVDEAANGLPLDAFTAAMHPDDRPKVRKAIAKAIKSGDVFHSEYRTISRDGAHRWLIARGSVEKDRTGKAVKFPGFLVDITERKIVENNLSYLAQASAVLSQSLDYKTTLQTIADLMVPDVADWCTVDILDDKNQLQQVALAHKDPAKVTWARELRAQQGPPNLDDPTGIPKTVRTGKPEFYPYIDDNLILASAKSEEEYKLLHDLALTSIIIVPLKTHGKTVGAITLITTDKKRNYNESDLEMAEELASRASLAMTNASLYDDAQKELAARIRLEEELRIVNEELEHRVESRTALLEETNISLQRSNQELQDFAYVASHDLQEPLRKIQAFGNLLQTEYSDVIGEGADYLDRMRNAAARMSALIEDILSFSRVTTKGREFTTVNLHTVVKEVMGDLEIRIADTQAVIEVDKLPSIHADAMQMRQLMQNLIANAIKFQRPGVPPYLHIRSTIETNEADNIKYCRLEIEDNGLGFDEKYLDRIFAVFQRLHNRDSYEGTGIGLAVCRKIIERHGGSITATSKPGKGSTFIMMLPMRHKKGENLL; encoded by the coding sequence ATGACCGCTCCCACATCTACAATCAAAAAGTTAGCTCGCAGCACCCCGATCGATTACCAGCAACTGTTTGATTCGTTACCGGAAGGTTATATTGCAGTGCTCCCGGATGATCCGGACTTTACGATTGTTGCCGAGAACCGGGTTCATAGCCGCATGGCGATGATGAACCCGGAAAACGCACTGGGAAGACCACTGTTTGAAGTGTTCCCTGATACTTCAGAGAAATTTCAAAAAACGGGCGTTAACGATGTTGCCGAATCAATGCGACGTGTTATCGCTACTGGTAGCCCGGATTCTATGCCGACTATACAGTATGATCTGAAGGATCAGACCGGCATGCTCGTCCCAAAATATTGGCGCCTGACCCACCACCCTATATTTAACTCCGATGGTACATTAGCTCTTGTCTATCAGGCAACCAAAGATATCACTCAGGAAGTTTTGGCAGGTGATAAATTGGAATACACCCAGCGTCAGCTCAATGAAGCCCTATCAACCGGCATGATTGGAACCTGGACCTGGGATTTTGATACTGACAAAATTATATGCGACCAAAACACAGCTGCAATGTTTGGCGTACCCGTCGACGAAGCTGCCAACGGATTGCCGCTAGATGCCTTTACGGCTGCGATGCATCCAGACGATCGGCCAAAAGTACGGAAGGCGATTGCTAAAGCCATAAAATCCGGCGACGTTTTCCATAGCGAATACCGCACAATCAGCAGAGACGGTGCACACCGCTGGTTGATTGCACGGGGCAGCGTCGAAAAAGACCGCACCGGTAAGGCCGTCAAATTCCCCGGTTTTCTAGTAGACATTACTGAGAGGAAAATAGTCGAAAATAATTTGAGTTATCTTGCGCAGGCCAGTGCCGTCTTGTCGCAGTCACTTGACTATAAGACGACGCTTCAGACTATTGCTGATTTGATGGTTCCAGACGTAGCCGACTGGTGTACTGTGGACATTTTGGATGACAAAAATCAGCTGCAACAAGTTGCGCTTGCTCACAAAGATCCTGCCAAAGTTACGTGGGCCCGTGAGCTCCGCGCACAGCAAGGTCCGCCAAACCTTGATGATCCCACGGGCATCCCCAAAACGGTGCGTACCGGCAAGCCAGAATTCTATCCATATATCGATGACAACCTGATACTGGCATCAGCGAAAAGCGAGGAAGAATACAAATTGCTTCATGATCTAGCGTTGACATCTATTATCATTGTTCCACTCAAAACACATGGTAAAACCGTTGGAGCGATTACGCTCATTACGACCGACAAGAAGCGAAATTATAACGAATCAGATCTTGAAATGGCCGAGGAACTCGCCAGCCGGGCGTCGCTCGCCATGACCAATGCCAGTCTGTATGATGACGCCCAAAAAGAGTTGGCTGCACGTATACGACTTGAGGAAGAGCTGCGCATCGTCAATGAAGAGTTAGAGCACCGCGTCGAGAGTCGCACGGCGCTTCTCGAGGAAACGAACATAAGCCTGCAGCGAAGCAATCAGGAATTACAGGATTTTGCCTATGTCGCATCTCACGATCTACAGGAACCGCTGCGCAAGATTCAAGCATTTGGAAATTTATTGCAAACTGAGTACAGTGATGTCATCGGCGAAGGTGCCGATTATCTCGACCGGATGCGTAACGCTGCTGCCCGGATGAGCGCTTTGATCGAAGACATTCTCTCGTTCTCGAGAGTTACAACCAAGGGCCGCGAATTCACAACCGTCAATCTTCATACTGTTGTCAAAGAAGTCATGGGAGATTTGGAAATCCGCATTGCCGACACGCAAGCAGTCATCGAAGTCGACAAGCTGCCAAGCATTCATGCTGACGCCATGCAAATGCGGCAGTTGATGCAAAACCTCATCGCCAATGCTATCAAATTTCAACGCCCCGGCGTCCCACCGTACCTGCACATCAGGTCGACCATAGAAACAAACGAAGCTGATAATATCAAATATTGTCGTTTGGAGATCGAAGACAACGGTCTTGGATTTGATGAAAAATATCTTGATCGTATCTTTGCGGTTTTCCAACGTCTGCATAACCGCGACAGCTATGAAGGCACTGGTATAGGACTCGCTGTTTGCCGGAAGATAATTGAGCGGCATGGTGGTTCGATAACTGCGACCAGCAAACCAGGCAAAGGTTCCACATTTATCATGATGCTGCCGATGCGGCATAAAAAAGGAGAGAATTTACTATGA
- the radC gene encoding DNA repair protein RadC, with protein sequence MFSEPAGLAEPEAAVQPPALYSLQDNDMVLGEADTPYVLRVRDMESQQKPRERMIKYGPQDLSLAEIIAILLGVGTRREEVMVMAHRILKEYGERALLRETSPKRLAASLNIPLTKACQLVASFELGRRFYENRAGKPTVVRTSNQAYQHLKNMGELQKEQLRALYLGARYQIVHEEVISMGSLTANIVHPREVFQPAITYGAVAVIIAHNHPSGSLEPTQADAEVTDQLIQGGKLLGIDLLDHLIIARDAYLSMMEEV encoded by the coding sequence TTGTTTTCCGAACCTGCTGGATTGGCTGAGCCTGAGGCAGCCGTGCAGCCACCCGCGCTGTACTCGCTGCAGGACAATGATATGGTGCTCGGCGAAGCCGATACGCCGTACGTGCTGCGCGTCCGTGATATGGAAAGCCAACAAAAGCCACGGGAGAGGATGATCAAATACGGTCCGCAGGATTTAAGCTTGGCCGAGATCATAGCTATCTTGCTGGGTGTCGGCACGCGGCGCGAGGAAGTCATGGTCATGGCTCATCGCATACTCAAAGAATACGGCGAGCGCGCCCTGCTACGCGAAACCAGTCCCAAGCGGCTGGCGGCGTCACTGAACATTCCGCTGACCAAAGCGTGCCAGTTGGTTGCCAGCTTTGAACTAGGACGACGGTTTTATGAAAATCGGGCTGGCAAGCCGACGGTTGTGCGTACCTCAAACCAAGCATATCAGCACCTCAAAAACATGGGTGAATTGCAGAAGGAACAACTGCGGGCTTTATATTTGGGAGCTCGCTATCAGATTGTACACGAGGAGGTTATTTCTATGGGAAGTTTGACGGCTAATATCGTACATCCCCGCGAAGTATTTCAGCCGGCCATTACCTACGGAGCGGTAGCCGTGATCATCGCCCATAATCACCCTTCTGGTTCCCTGGAGCCGACACAAGCCGATGCAGAAGTCACCGACCAGTTGATTCAAGGCGGCAAACTGCTCGGAATTGATCTGCTCGATCATTTAATTATTGCGCGAGATGCATATCTTAGTATGATGGAAGAAGTATAA
- a CDS encoding response regulator, whose product MNQNGIVILMADDDDDDYLLTKKALEESKLLNTLHRVKDGEELLDYLKGRGEYQGEREHARPGVILLDLNMPKKDGREALREIKSDEELKNIPVVVFTTSKAEEDIYKSYQLGVNSFITKPVTFEGLLQVIQTLGKYWFEIVELPAKNEGTSV is encoded by the coding sequence ATGAACCAAAATGGAATAGTCATACTAATGGCCGATGACGATGACGATGATTATCTTTTAACCAAAAAGGCTTTGGAAGAAAGTAAGCTGCTTAATACCTTGCACCGCGTCAAAGACGGCGAGGAACTGCTGGATTACCTAAAAGGACGCGGCGAATATCAAGGTGAACGCGAGCATGCCCGCCCCGGCGTGATACTGCTTGATCTCAACATGCCGAAGAAAGATGGCCGGGAAGCGCTTCGTGAGATCAAATCAGACGAAGAACTCAAAAACATTCCCGTTGTGGTCTTTACGACGTCAAAAGCGGAGGAAGATATATATAAGTCATATCAGCTTGGCGTCAACTCATTCATAACCAAGCCCGTCACGTTCGAGGGCTTACTGCAGGTTATACAAACACTCGGTAAATACTGGTTCGAGATCGTAGAATTGCCAGCCAAAAACGAGGGAACCAGTGTCTGA
- a CDS encoding ABC-F family ATP-binding cassette domain-containing protein has product MLLSVAIGEKSFGDKVLYQGLQFSVQENEKVGLIGRNGTGKSTLFNIIAGDDLDYDGEIILKRGSILVASRQEHHGHEAKTVLEYIQGDLPDYQKLAYILDTYPESMGDSTRKMQEYSDALERFSDLGYYQLEDEIEQAFELYQIDKTKLHSELGSLSGGQKRMVELMKVQRSRGHIALIDEPTNHMDYIAKEAFVKWLKAAQEAVVVITHDRDVLRSVDRIIEVRDGAAYAFRGNYDDYLRTNKSQVTSQVNEYDITQKRIRNLQEDVIRFQRLKEKSRDPGTIRRFKSQEQKARDDLRDLQSLEKPSFWIDQESASSMNDKMSASYEKYKAQNIRIRTATKESASHRLLIQADKLSLGYGDNPLFADISFGLHESERIRLHGRNGAGKTTLIQSIMAQAHGTTAGSKRFAGTIATEKDLKIGLYEQEINPKYLPLPLSQALEQVLMDKDSPSSPQRIKQLLSDYLFNPASDGDMPVQRLSGGQKARFQLISMLADDPLVLILDEPTNHLDLPSIEELEHALTAYHGAIIYISHDSYFADKLGGKMIAIGD; this is encoded by the coding sequence ATGTTACTATCTGTTGCTATTGGTGAAAAATCATTCGGAGATAAAGTCCTGTATCAGGGATTGCAGTTTTCTGTCCAAGAAAATGAAAAAGTAGGCTTGATCGGACGTAACGGTACGGGAAAATCTACGTTATTTAATATCATAGCCGGCGATGATCTGGATTATGATGGAGAAATAATACTCAAGCGTGGATCTATTCTTGTCGCGAGCCGGCAGGAACATCACGGACACGAAGCCAAAACGGTTCTCGAGTACATTCAGGGCGACCTACCGGACTACCAGAAGTTGGCGTACATACTCGATACCTACCCTGAAAGCATGGGTGATAGCACGCGTAAAATGCAGGAATACAGCGATGCACTCGAACGGTTCAGCGACCTCGGCTATTACCAGCTAGAGGATGAAATAGAACAGGCTTTTGAGCTGTATCAAATTGATAAAACCAAGTTGCACAGCGAGCTTGGCAGCCTGAGCGGGGGCCAAAAACGCATGGTTGAACTCATGAAAGTGCAGCGCTCCCGCGGTCATATTGCACTCATCGACGAACCGACCAACCACATGGACTACATCGCCAAAGAAGCTTTCGTAAAATGGCTCAAGGCGGCTCAAGAGGCGGTTGTTGTCATTACCCACGACCGTGATGTACTGCGCAGCGTCGACCGGATTATCGAAGTCCGCGACGGAGCTGCCTATGCCTTCCGCGGTAATTATGACGATTATCTCCGCACCAATAAAAGCCAGGTAACTTCACAGGTCAACGAATACGATATTACGCAGAAGCGGATTCGCAACCTGCAGGAAGATGTCATCCGGTTTCAGCGGCTCAAGGAAAAATCCCGCGACCCTGGTACCATTCGGCGTTTCAAGTCGCAGGAGCAAAAGGCTCGAGACGATTTGCGCGATCTGCAGTCACTCGAAAAACCTTCATTCTGGATCGACCAGGAATCAGCCAGCAGTATGAACGATAAAATGTCGGCTTCCTATGAAAAATATAAAGCTCAAAATATTCGTATTAGAACTGCGACCAAAGAGTCTGCCTCGCACCGTCTGCTGATTCAGGCCGACAAACTCAGTCTGGGGTACGGCGACAATCCCCTGTTTGCCGACATCAGCTTCGGGCTGCATGAATCAGAACGAATCCGCCTGCATGGCCGTAACGGTGCCGGCAAAACGACGTTGATTCAGTCAATTATGGCTCAAGCTCATGGAACTACTGCCGGCAGTAAGCGTTTCGCGGGTACGATCGCCACCGAGAAGGATTTGAAGATAGGCTTGTACGAACAAGAAATCAATCCAAAATATCTGCCGCTTCCACTGTCGCAGGCGCTTGAGCAGGTCCTGATGGACAAAGACTCGCCGTCCAGCCCGCAGCGTATCAAGCAGCTACTCAGTGACTATCTGTTCAACCCGGCTTCAGATGGTGATATGCCGGTGCAGCGGCTGAGTGGTGGCCAGAAGGCCCGCTTCCAGCTGATTAGTATGTTAGCGGACGATCCACTGGTACTCATTCTCGACGAACCGACCAACCACCTTGATCTTCCAAGTATCGAGGAGCTGGAGCACGCACTAACGGCTTACCACGGTGCCATCATATACATATCCCACGACAGTTATTTTGCTGATAAGTTGGGTGGCAAGATGATTGCGATCGGCGACTAA
- a CDS encoding hybrid sensor histidine kinase/response regulator codes for MSDSLNVLLIDDDEDDYLIIRNLIAKIPQSPFRIEWESNLSKAKKLITQASHDIYLVDYRLGAENGLELLSDFDLVQRPEPFIILTGAGDEHVERRAMKMGVADYLVKGALDSELLSRVLRYSLQRKLIEAQRVHQLIEINRSKDEFIALASHQLRTPATAVKQYVGMILEGYAGDITPEQDKFLRSAYESNERQIQVVNDILRVAKLDLKKITLKQAPTDIGKLLESILHDMASLLSNREQTLTYDIDDSKPIIADIDTEYMRMALGNLIDNASKYSPVGKRITVSVAADTDQSATIIIQDEGVGIAEKDLDKLFKKFSRIDNPLSVKVGGTGLGLYWSKEVIELHNGTIQVQSKIGSGTSFIIQVPIKVTA; via the coding sequence GTGTCTGATAGCTTAAATGTTCTACTGATCGATGATGATGAAGATGATTACCTGATCATACGTAATTTGATTGCCAAAATTCCGCAATCACCATTTAGAATCGAATGGGAATCAAATCTATCGAAGGCTAAAAAGCTCATTACGCAGGCCAGCCATGACATATACCTGGTTGATTATCGGCTCGGTGCCGAAAATGGCCTGGAGCTACTCAGTGACTTTGACCTTGTGCAGCGTCCGGAGCCGTTCATAATTTTGACGGGAGCTGGTGACGAGCATGTCGAACGCCGGGCCATGAAAATGGGCGTTGCCGACTACCTCGTGAAGGGAGCCTTGGACAGCGAATTATTATCCCGTGTCCTTCGGTATAGCCTGCAACGAAAGCTGATAGAAGCTCAGCGCGTACACCAATTAATCGAAATCAACCGGTCAAAAGATGAATTCATCGCTCTTGCCTCACACCAACTACGTACACCTGCAACGGCAGTCAAGCAGTACGTCGGCATGATTCTCGAGGGATACGCGGGCGACATTACGCCCGAACAAGACAAATTTTTGCGTAGCGCCTACGAAAGCAACGAACGTCAAATCCAAGTCGTCAACGATATCCTGCGTGTCGCTAAGCTTGATCTCAAAAAAATCACGCTCAAGCAGGCACCGACCGATATCGGTAAACTACTTGAAAGTATTTTGCATGACATGGCGTCGTTGCTTTCTAACCGTGAACAGACGCTCACGTATGATATTGACGACAGCAAACCCATCATCGCGGATATCGATACCGAATACATGCGCATGGCGCTCGGTAATCTGATCGACAATGCTAGCAAGTATTCACCAGTCGGCAAGCGAATTACTGTCAGCGTCGCCGCCGATACCGACCAGTCGGCAACAATTATCATTCAGGATGAGGGTGTCGGGATTGCCGAAAAGGACCTCGACAAATTATTCAAAAAATTCTCACGTATTGATAATCCGCTCTCTGTAAAAGTCGGAGGTACTGGGCTCGGACTCTACTGGTCTAAAGAGGTGATCGAACTGCACAACGGAACAATCCAGGTACAATCCAAAATCGGCAGCGGTACTAGTTTTATCATACAAGTTCCGATCAAAGTTACTGCATAG
- a CDS encoding AAA family ATPase produces MNPDQQSPTPPPSPLPPEAQPQHNPAVQYMGPAQTQYAPAYPVPTEAAVTGAAPPTAVPGSLPEPVQPLAKQPAYPATPSLDTSRPAANSPYLDLRSQRARYARLGRRLSRGGYAVLVGISAVLLCIGLICLYAGLQRYGFLALSAALLSFMPAAWYAMELKPLPAHGNTLTDHVSATILSAFQPDDILAPQAIWQKLRSNWQFVFYANHFLVSSDIIEQCLSTREQDMAHVWSEAERLARATDSNVIEPGHLAGALLVTSSEFTDLLSRMKLAAGDAEAVAMWLGRALDAMRADKPYFGGIGRDWANGFTPQLNKYGFNISLSIEQHGSHFGWLTTSPGVTAMKNAFSQGTSTIGLIGEPGVGKTSHVHALAQLLLEEKNDRNLEHRQLVSLSPSTILSAAKRPGELEDIVMSLLVETVHAGHIILFLDDAQLFFRSGPGSFDMTQILLPVLQSRSVQMVMAMTPHDYQLLKATNASFANLISPVMLSEPSEQDVMRVLEDNALSLEHRHKVLIPYETLRETYRLSGRYLQDASFPGKALQLLENSLSYSEHDGIVTAVSVQKAIEQSRGVKVSSAAPAEADELLHLEDRIHERMINQTHAVHVVASALRRARAGVANPRRPIGSFLFLGPTGVGKTELAKAVAATYFGAESNIIRLDMSEYQQPDDVRRLLSNGAEESRSLIMAVRQQPFAVVLLDEIEKAHANILNLLLQLLDEGQLTDTGGRIASFKDCVIIVTSNAGASTIRDRIGHGEQLESFQSELVDELINSGQFRPELLNRFDEIVLFRPLNESELAQVVQLMMKDINKTLSNQNISVALTEAAIQKVVATGYDARLGARPMRRALQRAVEDGIANRILRGETRPGDHVVMDVADLG; encoded by the coding sequence ATGAATCCAGATCAGCAATCACCGACGCCACCGCCAAGTCCACTTCCGCCCGAGGCGCAGCCGCAGCATAACCCGGCAGTTCAATATATGGGGCCAGCACAGACGCAGTATGCCCCAGCCTACCCTGTCCCGACTGAAGCCGCAGTCACGGGGGCAGCGCCGCCAACTGCCGTACCTGGCAGTTTGCCCGAACCAGTGCAGCCACTGGCCAAGCAGCCCGCCTACCCTGCCACGCCGAGCCTCGATACATCCCGCCCGGCAGCTAATTCGCCCTATCTTGATCTTCGGTCACAGCGCGCCCGTTATGCGCGCCTGGGCCGGCGTCTGTCGCGCGGTGGGTACGCAGTACTAGTCGGGATTTCCGCGGTACTACTGTGCATCGGGCTTATTTGTTTATATGCCGGGCTGCAGCGGTATGGATTTTTAGCATTGTCGGCTGCCCTGCTGAGTTTTATGCCCGCAGCCTGGTATGCTATGGAGTTGAAGCCTTTGCCGGCGCATGGCAATACGCTGACGGACCACGTCTCGGCAACTATATTGTCCGCTTTCCAGCCAGATGACATACTGGCGCCGCAAGCGATTTGGCAGAAACTACGTAGCAACTGGCAATTTGTGTTTTATGCCAATCATTTCCTGGTGTCATCCGACATAATCGAGCAATGTCTGAGTACGCGTGAGCAAGACATGGCCCATGTCTGGTCCGAAGCTGAGCGCCTAGCGCGGGCAACAGACAGTAACGTCATTGAACCTGGCCATTTAGCGGGTGCGCTGCTTGTCACGTCGTCAGAATTCACCGATTTGCTGTCGCGGATGAAGCTGGCTGCCGGCGACGCCGAGGCGGTTGCCATGTGGCTTGGCCGGGCGCTCGATGCGATGCGTGCCGACAAACCGTATTTTGGCGGCATCGGCCGGGATTGGGCCAATGGCTTTACTCCGCAGCTAAATAAGTACGGATTCAATATCAGCTTGTCGATCGAGCAACACGGTTCGCATTTCGGCTGGTTAACAACCTCGCCGGGCGTGACGGCGATGAAAAACGCTTTTTCGCAGGGTACATCGACAATTGGCCTGATAGGCGAGCCGGGTGTCGGCAAAACTAGCCATGTGCATGCCCTCGCGCAGTTATTGCTCGAAGAAAAGAACGATCGCAATTTGGAACACCGACAGTTAGTTTCACTGAGTCCATCGACCATTTTGTCGGCGGCCAAACGGCCCGGTGAACTTGAAGATATTGTTATGTCGCTTTTGGTTGAGACGGTGCACGCCGGTCACATTATATTATTCCTCGACGACGCACAGCTATTTTTCCGGAGTGGTCCAGGATCATTCGATATGACGCAGATTCTGCTGCCGGTATTACAGTCCCGATCAGTCCAAATGGTCATGGCTATGACGCCGCACGACTATCAGCTACTGAAGGCAACAAATGCATCATTCGCGAATCTCATCAGTCCAGTCATGCTGAGTGAGCCGTCTGAACAGGATGTCATGCGCGTACTCGAAGACAATGCTTTGTCGCTTGAACATCGGCACAAAGTGCTGATTCCCTACGAAACGCTCCGTGAAACATATCGATTGAGCGGCCGCTACCTGCAGGACGCATCTTTCCCCGGCAAGGCATTGCAGCTGCTCGAGAATTCCCTGTCATACAGTGAACACGACGGTATCGTCACGGCTGTATCAGTACAAAAAGCCATCGAGCAGAGCCGCGGTGTTAAAGTCAGCTCGGCAGCGCCGGCTGAAGCAGACGAGCTGCTGCATCTCGAAGACCGCATTCATGAACGGATGATCAATCAAACGCATGCCGTCCATGTCGTTGCCAGTGCCCTGCGCCGTGCCCGCGCCGGTGTTGCCAACCCGAGACGACCGATCGGTAGCTTCCTATTTCTCGGTCCAACTGGTGTCGGTAAGACGGAACTTGCCAAAGCCGTCGCGGCCACGTATTTCGGCGCCGAGTCCAATATTATCCGGCTCGATATGAGCGAGTATCAGCAGCCCGACGATGTGCGCCGCCTGCTTAGCAACGGCGCCGAAGAAAGCCGTAGTCTCATTATGGCCGTACGCCAGCAGCCATTTGCAGTCGTACTGCTTGATGAGATCGAAAAGGCCCACGCAAATATACTCAATCTGCTACTGCAGCTGCTTGACGAAGGCCAGCTGACTGATACTGGTGGACGAATCGCTTCGTTCAAAGACTGCGTGATTATCGTGACCTCCAATGCCGGCGCCAGTACGATCCGGGACCGTATCGGCCACGGCGAGCAACTGGAAAGTTTCCAATCCGAGCTGGTTGATGAACTGATCAACAGCGGTCAGTTCAGACCGGAACTTCTCAACCGCTTCGATGAGATCGTGCTGTTCCGTCCGCTCAATGAGTCGGAACTGGCACAGGTCGTCCAGCTGATGATGAAGGATATTAATAAGACGCTGTCCAACCAGAATATCTCTGTCGCACTGACGGAGGCAGCTATCCAGAAAGTCGTGGCCACCGGCTACGACGCCCGTCTTGGTGCCCGGCCGATGCGCCGCGCGCTGCAACGCGCTGTCGAAGACGGTATAGCTAATCGGATTCTCCGTGGTGAGACGCGGCCCGGCGACCATGTTGTCATGGACGTGGCTGACTTAGGCTAG